TTGAAAAATTGGCTGATGCTGCATCACTAGCGATAAAACGCCTCCAGTATACCCAAGAGCAATAAACAGGAACATCCAAGGAGCAAGCTTGCGATGTGCTTTTCGACTGTGTAACGCTGCATCTTTATCTTCTACGACACGCCCTCGCCATCCCGTTAACCCAACAAAACTCCCCATCACAAGAACAACAATCCCCATCATCAAGGGGTGTCCCCAATGTACGATCGGTTCAGGAATCCCTAAACCCCGAAACCAAGCCGCAATCGGTTCTAAAATTGGTTCAATAAACTGTTGCAGACTCTCCATACTACCAATCTTGCTTTTGTTGACTCCGACATTCTAAGGGGATTTCTCTGACACTAGCAGCACTAAGGGGTTGTTTTCATGTGCCCTATTCAGCTTGCTTTCGCTAACAACGGAAATCCTAGCTGTTCTCGCTGTTCTACATAACGCTGGGCTACCTGTTTAGCCAAATTCCGGATTCTGCCAATGTAACGCGTCCGTTCCGTGACCGAAATTACGCCCCTAGCCTCCAACAGATTAAAAGTGTGGGAACACTTGAGAACATAGTCAAGCGTCGGTAAAACTAAACCCTGCTTAATGAGTTGCGTGGCTTCTTGTTCGTAAAGTCCAAATAGGGTAAAAAGCATCTCTGCATTAGAAGCCTCAAAGTTATAGGTACACTGTTCGATCTCTCCTTGTAGATGAACATCCCCATAACTGATTCGATCCGAC
The Desertifilum tharense IPPAS B-1220 genome window above contains:
- a CDS encoding DUF4079 domain-containing protein; translated protein: MESLQQFIEPILEPIAAWFRGLGIPEPIVHWGHPLMMGIVVLVMGSFVGLTGWRGRVVEDKDAALHSRKAHRKLAPWMFLFIALGYTGGVLSLVMQHQPIFQSWHFWTGSLAVALLGLNGAISLFGFRSKQGLQLRPVHGYLGSIALCLLFLHGLLGLKLGLSL